Below is a window of Bacillus sp. SM2101 DNA.
TAAATATGCTGTAGATGGTGAAGTGCCGAATATCTTTGTCGTTCATGAAGGAACTGGAGCAGAATTTAGTACTGATCCTGCTCAAATTTGGTCTCATAAATGGAATGTGCTTTCAGCAGCTTACTGGGGTAAGTATTATGAAACTGGCTTTCCTGCAGCTGACGTAGATCAAGATGGAAATGTAACTGATGAAGAGATCGATCAATTCATGAATGACATTACTCCAAGTTTAGTTTACGATGGTGTCGTAGTAAATAACTACACAGTAGAACCAGAAATCGGTGGAAATGTTGCTGGGTACGATGAATCAACTGGAAGTTACAGTGAGGAGTTTGTTACTGGTCCATATCCTGCACAACCAGGTGTATTTGCCCATGAGTTCGGACATGCTTTAGGTTTACCAGATTTTTATGATACAGATTATACTTCAAGAGGTGCAGGACAGTTCACACTTATGGCAGGTGGATCTTGGAATAGATACCCTAATGCTCCGCAATACTCTGGTAACTCACCAGCACATTTTGATCCACTATCTAAAGTATTCTTAGGGTGGGTTGATCCAATTGAAGTAACACCAGAAGATGGCGTACAGGAAATTACTTTACAACCTATTAATGAGTCACCTGACGTAGTTAAAATGGCAGTTCCAGGTTCTAATGGAACAGAATATTTCTTAATTGAAAATGTACAGCAACAAGGGTTTAATGAAGGGTTTAATAGAATGGGTGAGGACGCTAGTGGTCTAGTTATATGGCATGTTGATGAAAATGTAATTAGGGAAGCAGATCCAGTAAACAGGCCAAATAACGTTGAAAACTGGAAGAATAAGCGTTTCCAAGAAAATCAAGTAGAGTTCATCGAAGGTGCACCAATTACGCATTATGGTTTATCAGTACTTCAAGCTGACGGAAAATATGATCTTGAGAAAGATAATAATAGTGGTGAAGCAGCTGATTTCTTTAAAACTGGTGATGAAATAACACCTAATTCTAAAAATGTACACACTGGTTCATATTACTTCTGGAAAGGATTTAATTCTACACCAGCAGATAGTGGCATTCATGTAACAGACATTGTGGAAAATGAAGATGGTTCAGTTACTGCAAAATTCTATTATGCTAATTAAGCTATAAAATAAAATCAGCGATGAAGCTGGAAAAAGATATATTGACCTACAAACAACTACTATAGAAGAAGATTTGCCGTATAAACAAAAGGAGGCTGGGACATAACTAGCCTCAAAAATAAAAAAGGTGAATTTGAGTGAGCTCAAATTCACCTTTTTTCTATTTAG
It encodes the following:
- a CDS encoding M6 family metalloprotease domain-containing protein, which gives rise to MFKKISSLVLSATLVGGTLAGTHLLESPKADVDNESLKINLAEYVSVAPELADRAKKNGVKLEKIDPANKELNRGNKFEQPGHEGFDYQFTDDEIPMLVLLAEFPDTALGAPEDRVPASYLNDLVFGEQYNPYEIDRFKQYEEFEGIKAPTNRTMANLYKEASYGKVTLTTYDDMTDIGWITLPKEASYYLEQSDAFVHGNVNGDARIGELLIDLLQTADEKIDFSKYAVDGEVPNIFVVHEGTGAEFSTDPAQIWSHKWNVLSAAYWGKYYETGFPAADVDQDGNVTDEEIDQFMNDITPSLVYDGVVVNNYTVEPEIGGNVAGYDESTGSYSEEFVTGPYPAQPGVFAHEFGHALGLPDFYDTDYTSRGAGQFTLMAGGSWNRYPNAPQYSGNSPAHFDPLSKVFLGWVDPIEVTPEDGVQEITLQPINESPDVVKMAVPGSNGTEYFLIENVQQQGFNEGFNRMGEDASGLVIWHVDENVIREADPVNRPNNVENWKNKRFQENQVEFIEGAPITHYGLSVLQADGKYDLEKDNNSGEAADFFKTGDEITPNSKNVHTGSYYFWKGFNSTPADSGIHVTDIVENEDGSVTAKFYYAN